In Sulfitobacter sp. OXR-159, one DNA window encodes the following:
- a CDS encoding VOC family protein yields the protein MQKIQTLGVHHITLTGADRQSSIDFWEGVLGMPFIFDQPNLDDPDEGHLYFDPGDGRLITIFTNETRKRVHNRTPMDPGCVHHLAFEVDRAMFDQVPERLEARGIGHSGVKGRGFMHSIYFKDPLGQLIELACYTFIPPRGSSHAEVMLEAHKLRVAAGDDHIQRQHLADAVVMIVERGQASLSADRGAKNPY from the coding sequence ATGCAGAAGATACAGACACTTGGGGTGCATCACATCACCCTCACCGGGGCCGATCGGCAAAGTTCAATCGACTTCTGGGAGGGCGTTTTGGGAATGCCTTTCATTTTTGACCAGCCCAATTTGGATGACCCGGATGAGGGGCATTTGTATTTCGATCCCGGCGACGGACGGCTGATCACGATTTTCACCAATGAGACCCGCAAGCGGGTGCACAATCGCACGCCGATGGATCCGGGCTGCGTGCATCATCTGGCGTTCGAGGTGGACCGCGCGATGTTTGATCAGGTGCCGGAGCGACTGGAGGCGCGCGGCATTGGGCATTCGGGGGTGAAAGGCCGAGGCTTTATGCATTCGATCTATTTCAAGGATCCGCTGGGGCAGTTGATCGAGCTGGCCTGCTACACCTTCATCCCGCCGCGCGGGTCGAGCCATGCCGAGGTGATGCTAGAGGCGCATAAGCTGCGGGTTGCGGCGGGGGATGATCATATCCAGCGGCAACATCTGGCGGATGCGGTGGTGATGATTGTGGAGCGGGGGCAGGCATCGCTGAGTGCGGATCGCGGGGCGAAGAATCCTTATTGA
- a CDS encoding rod shape-determining protein: MSILDQFRGLFSSDMAIDLGTANTLVYVKGKGIVLSEPSVVAYHVKDGVKKVLAVGEDAKLMLGRTPGSIEAIRPMREGVIADFDTAEEMIKHFIRKVHKRSTFSKPKIIVCVPHGATPVEKRAIRQSVLSAGARRAGLIAEPIAAAIGAGMPITDPTGNMVVDIGGGTTEVAVLSLGDIVYARSVRVGGDRMDEGIISYLRRQQNLLIGETTAERVKTSIGTARMPDDGRGTSMQIRGRDLLNGVPKEIEVTQAQIAEALAEPVQQICEAVMTALETTPPDLAADIVDRGVMLTGGGALLGDLDLALREQTGLAISVADEPLNCVALGTGKALEYEKQLRHAIDYDS, encoded by the coding sequence ATGTCCATCCTCGATCAATTCCGCGGCCTGTTCTCCTCCGATATGGCGATCGACCTCGGCACCGCGAATACGCTGGTTTACGTCAAGGGTAAGGGCATCGTTCTCAGCGAGCCTTCGGTGGTGGCCTATCACGTCAAAGACGGCGTCAAGAAAGTGCTCGCCGTGGGCGAAGACGCCAAGCTGATGCTGGGCCGGACGCCCGGCAGCATTGAGGCGATCCGCCCGATGCGTGAAGGGGTCATCGCCGACTTCGACACCGCCGAGGAAATGATCAAGCACTTCATCCGTAAGGTGCACAAGCGCTCGACCTTCTCCAAACCCAAGATCATCGTCTGCGTGCCGCATGGGGCGACCCCGGTTGAGAAACGCGCAATCCGCCAGTCGGTGCTGAGCGCTGGTGCGCGCCGCGCCGGGCTGATTGCGGAACCCATCGCTGCGGCCATCGGTGCGGGCATGCCGATCACCGATCCCACGGGTAACATGGTCGTCGATATCGGCGGCGGTACGACCGAGGTTGCGGTGCTGTCGCTGGGCGACATCGTTTACGCACGCTCTGTCCGCGTCGGCGGTGACCGCATGGACGAAGGCATCATCAGCTACCTGCGCCGCCAGCAGAACCTGCTGATCGGGGAAACCACGGCTGAGCGGGTGAAAACCTCCATCGGTACGGCGCGGATGCCCGACGACGGGCGCGGCACCTCAATGCAGATCCGGGGCCGTGACTTGCTGAATGGTGTGCCGAAAGAAATCGAAGTGACCCAAGCGCAGATCGCCGAGGCGCTGGCCGAACCGGTGCAGCAGATTTGCGAAGCCGTCATGACCGCGCTGGAAACCACCCCGCCGGATCTGGCCGCCGACATCGTCGACCGGGGCGTGATGCTGACAGGCGGCGGTGCGCTGCTGGGTGATCTTGATCTGGCGCTGCGCGAGCAGACCGGCCTTGCGATCTCGGTCGCGGATGAGCCGCTGAACTGCGTGGCCCTCGGCACCGGCAAAGCGCTGGAATACGAGAAACAGCTGCGCCACGCGATCGACTACGACAGTTAA
- the mreC gene encoding rod shape-determining protein MreC: MPKDRSSSSDFTGPLRRLLLAVLVLALVGIFLLWRIDSPRVERFRAQVTDRFVPNLDWAMAPVTGTINLLRDFQSYQRLSEQNRELRSELRQMQAWKEAALQLEQENARLLDLNNVRLDPRLTFITGTVLADSGSPYRQSVLLNVGARDGLVEGWATMDGIGLVGRIAGVGKNTARVILLTDASSRIPATIQPSGQRAIVAGDNSAAPPLDFIENRELVRPGDRVISSGDGGVFPAGILIGQVAADPGGRLRVRLAADYERLEFLRVLRHHGNETVPDTVHVITSDGPLADPAAPVGVQP; the protein is encoded by the coding sequence ATGCCCAAAGACCGTTCCAGTTCCAGCGATTTCACCGGCCCCCTGCGCCGGTTGCTGCTGGCTGTGTTGGTGTTGGCGCTGGTCGGGATTTTCTTGCTTTGGCGCATCGACAGCCCCCGCGTTGAACGCTTTCGCGCGCAGGTGACCGACCGTTTCGTGCCGAACCTTGATTGGGCCATGGCCCCGGTGACAGGCACCATTAACCTTCTGCGCGATTTCCAGAGCTACCAACGTCTGAGCGAACAGAACCGCGAACTGCGTTCGGAACTGCGGCAGATGCAGGCGTGGAAAGAAGCGGCCCTTCAGCTAGAGCAAGAGAACGCCCGCCTGCTGGATCTAAACAACGTGCGGCTTGACCCGCGCCTCACATTCATCACCGGCACCGTTCTGGCCGACAGCGGATCGCCCTACCGCCAATCGGTGCTGCTGAACGTCGGCGCGCGTGATGGGCTGGTTGAAGGTTGGGCCACGATGGACGGCATCGGCCTTGTGGGCCGCATTGCAGGCGTGGGCAAAAACACCGCGCGCGTGATCCTGCTGACCGACGCTTCCAGCCGCATTCCGGCGACGATCCAGCCTTCTGGCCAGCGGGCCATCGTGGCGGGCGACAACAGCGCCGCGCCGCCACTTGATTTCATCGAGAACCGTGAATTGGTCCGCCCCGGTGACCGGGTGATCAGCTCGGGCGATGGCGGGGTGTTCCCGGCGGGCATCCTGATCGGTCAGGTCGCCGCCGATCCGGGCGGGCGTCTTCGCGTCAGGCTGGCGGCGGATTACGAGCGGTTGGAGTTCCTGCGCGTGCTGCGCCACCATGGCAATGAAACCGTGCCGGACACCGTCCATGTCATCACCTCCGATGGCCCCTTGGCCGACCCGGCGGCGCCGGTCGGAGTGCAGCCATGA
- a CDS encoding rod shape-determining protein MreD: protein MTDLSRSRLWVMRLSFVALALVILFFHLLPLETTPRPWAGPDLLLGFACAWGLRRPEYVPALFLALVFLLADLLLQRPPGLWAVLALIGVENLKSRGRHLRDASFAAEWLTVAVILTIVIFANRILLSLALVPTPAMTLNLTELALTMLAYPLIVAVTHGIMGVRKTAPGDLDALGKRV from the coding sequence ATGACCGATCTGTCACGCAGCCGCCTGTGGGTCATGCGCCTGAGCTTTGTTGCGCTGGCGCTGGTGATCTTGTTCTTCCACCTGCTTCCGCTTGAGACGACCCCGCGCCCTTGGGCCGGGCCGGACCTGCTGTTGGGCTTCGCCTGCGCTTGGGGTCTCAGACGGCCTGAATATGTGCCCGCGCTGTTTCTGGCCTTGGTCTTTTTGCTGGCGGATCTCTTGCTGCAACGCCCGCCCGGCCTTTGGGCGGTGCTGGCCTTGATCGGGGTCGAGAACCTCAAGTCGCGGGGGCGGCATCTGCGGGATGCGAGCTTTGCCGCCGAATGGCTGACCGTGGCGGTGATCCTGACCATAGTGATCTTTGCCAACCGCATTTTGCTGAGCCTTGCACTGGTGCCCACGCCCGCCATGACGCTGAACCTCACGGAATTGGCACTGACGATGCTCGCTTATCCGCTGATCGTGGCGGTGACCCATGGTATCATGGGCGTGCGCAAGACCGCGCCGGGCGATCTGGACGCGCTTGGCAAACGGGTGTGA
- the mrdA gene encoding penicillin-binding protein 2 has translation MRRSRADNDANHTRLTRRAALLGGAQLLFMGGLAARMRYLQVDQADQFRLLAEENRINIRLIPPSRGEIFDRNGVQLADNVPSYRIVMVREDAGDVAAVMERLAQVIEIDDETRERAMTEMARSAPFLPVTIVDDVSWEVVSKVSVNAPALPGVTPEVGLTRVYPRGADFAHVVGRVGRVSQADLDALENPDQVLRIPRFQIGKINVEARAENLLRGAAGTKHVEVNATGRVMRELERREGQAGADLQLTVDANLQRYVQARLGDESAAVVIIDCENGDLAALASSPSYDPNLFIGGISSADYNPLLNSKYRPLVNKPVQGTYPPGSTFKMIVALAAIEEGIVAPDETVYCPGHLEVAGRRFHCWKRAGHGWVNLQDSLKQSCDVYYYDLAVKVGIEKITAMSNRFGLGIKHDLALSSVAGGLAPTKQWKRSARGEDWVVGDTVNASIGQGFTLSSPLQLAVMSARIATGRAVAPRLIKSIDGVEQPSGAGEPMGLNENNLRQLRKAMYDVVNDRRGTGYRSRIIDDTMRMAGKTGTSQVRNITAAERARGVTSNADLPWERRDHALFVCFAPYDKPKYAACVLVEHGGGGSTAAAPIARDVMLQAMAGGEPPLEAYPKSDRGRIATQQEELRDTAPETSASVAGDDQA, from the coding sequence ATGAGACGTAGCCGCGCCGACAACGATGCAAACCACACGCGCCTGACCCGGCGCGCCGCGCTTTTGGGCGGGGCGCAACTGCTGTTCATGGGCGGTCTGGCCGCGCGGATGCGCTATCTGCAGGTCGATCAGGCCGACCAATTTCGCCTGCTCGCCGAAGAGAACCGCATCAACATCCGCCTGATCCCGCCCTCCCGCGGTGAGATTTTCGACCGCAACGGCGTACAGCTTGCCGACAACGTCCCCTCCTACCGGATCGTCATGGTGCGCGAAGACGCGGGCGACGTGGCGGCGGTGATGGAACGTTTGGCCCAAGTTATCGAAATTGATGACGAAACCCGCGAACGCGCCATGACCGAGATGGCCCGCTCCGCGCCCTTCCTGCCCGTCACCATCGTCGATGACGTCAGTTGGGAGGTCGTGAGCAAGGTCAGCGTCAACGCCCCTGCCCTGCCCGGCGTCACTCCCGAAGTGGGCCTGACCCGCGTCTACCCGCGCGGCGCGGATTTCGCCCATGTGGTTGGCCGCGTGGGCCGGGTGAGCCAAGCCGACCTCGACGCGCTGGAGAACCCCGATCAGGTGTTGCGCATCCCGCGCTTTCAAATCGGCAAAATCAACGTCGAAGCCCGCGCCGAGAACCTGCTGCGCGGCGCGGCGGGCACCAAACATGTTGAAGTGAATGCCACAGGTCGCGTGATGCGCGAGTTGGAGCGGCGCGAAGGTCAGGCCGGGGCGGATCTGCAATTGACCGTCGACGCCAATCTGCAACGCTATGTGCAGGCCCGTCTGGGAGACGAAAGCGCCGCCGTGGTCATTATTGACTGCGAGAATGGCGATCTGGCCGCATTGGCCTCTTCGCCCAGCTATGACCCGAACCTCTTTATCGGCGGCATCTCTTCGGCGGACTATAACCCGCTGCTAAACTCCAAATACCGCCCGCTGGTGAACAAACCCGTACAAGGCACCTACCCGCCCGGCTCGACCTTCAAGATGATCGTGGCACTTGCCGCCATCGAAGAGGGCATCGTCGCCCCCGATGAGACCGTCTATTGCCCTGGCCATCTGGAGGTCGCGGGCCGGCGGTTCCACTGTTGGAAACGCGCGGGCCATGGATGGGTCAACCTTCAGGATTCGCTCAAGCAATCCTGCGATGTTTACTACTATGATCTGGCCGTGAAGGTGGGCATCGAAAAGATCACCGCCATGTCGAACCGCTTTGGCCTTGGGATCAAACACGATCTGGCGCTGTCTTCGGTCGCGGGTGGGCTTGCGCCGACCAAACAGTGGAAACGCTCGGCCCGGGGTGAAGATTGGGTCGTCGGCGACACGGTCAACGCCTCCATTGGGCAGGGTTTTACCCTGTCCTCCCCACTGCAGCTGGCGGTGATGAGCGCGCGGATCGCCACCGGGCGCGCGGTGGCGCCGCGGCTGATCAAATCCATCGACGGGGTGGAACAACCCAGCGGCGCGGGCGAGCCGATGGGCCTGAACGAAAACAACCTGCGCCAATTGCGCAAAGCGATGTACGACGTGGTTAACGATCGCCGCGGCACCGGCTATCGCAGCCGCATCATCGACGACACGATGCGCATGGCGGGCAAGACTGGCACCAGTCAGGTGCGCAACATCACCGCCGCCGAACGCGCCCGTGGTGTGACCAGCAACGCCGACCTGCCGTGGGAGCGCCGCGACCACGCGCTGTTCGTGTGCTTCGCGCCCTACGACAAACCCAAATACGCGGCCTGCGTGCTGGTGGAACACGGGGGGGGCGGGTCAACCGCCGCCGCCCCAATTGCGCGCGACGTGATGTTGCAGGCCATGGCCGGGGGCGAGCCGCCGCTCGAAGCCTACCCCAAGTCCGACCGGGGCCGCATCGCCACCCAGCAAGAAGAGCTGCGCGACACCGCGCCGGAAACCTCGGCCAGCGTAGCGGGAGACGATCAGGCATGA